The genomic stretch CGGCTACACCTATTCGGGCAATCCGATTGCGTGCGCTGCGGCACTCGGCACACTCGACACCTACAAGGAAGAGGGCCTGCTCACCCGTGGCGAGGAACTGGCGCCCTATTGGGAAGACGCGCTGCATTCGCTGAAGGATGAGCCGCATGTCATCGACATCAGGAACATCGGCCTGATCGGTGCGATCGAACTGGCGCCGATCGCAGGACAGCCGACCAAGCGTGCCTTCTCGGCCTTCGTCAAGGCGTTCGAGCGCGGCGCGCTGATCCGCACCACCGGCGACATTATCGCGCTGTCGCCGCCGCTGATCATCACCAAGGGCCAGATCAACGAATTGATCGACCATGTGCGCGACGTGCTGCGGTCGATAGACTAAACTGTTTCCATCGGCCGGGGGGGGGGGGGCCCCCCCCCCCGGGCCGATGTCATGAGTGAGAGGATGTTGAATGGCCGCACCCGGCGAGAATCTGCGAATCAATTCAGATCGTTTGTGGGATTCGCTGATGGAGATGGCGAAGATCGGCCCCGGCATTGCCGGCGGCAACAATCGCCAGACTGTGACCGACGAGGACGGCGAGGGCCGGCATCTGTTCAAGCGTTGGTGCGAGGCGGCGGGGCTCGAAATGGGCCTCGACGAGATGGGCACGATGTTTGCCCGCCGCGAAGGCACCGATCCCAGCCTGCCGCCGGTCTATGTCGGCAGCCATCTCGACACGCAGCCGACCGGTGGCAAATATGACGGCGTGCTCGGCGTGCTGGGCGGGCTGGAAGTGGTGCGCTCGCTCAACGATCTCGGCATCAAGACCAAACACCCGATCGTCGTGACCAACTGGACCAATGAGGAAGGCTCGCGCTTTGCCCCGGCGATGATGGCATCCGGCGTGTTCGCCGGTGTGCTCGACCAGGCCGACGTCTACCAACATGTTGACAAGGCCGGCAAGAAATTCGGCGAGGAGCTGGAGCGTATCGGCTGGAAGGGAACCGAGAAAGTCGGCGATCGCAAGATCCACGCCTTCTTCGAACTGCATATCGAGCAGGGACCGATCCTCGAGGACGAAGACATCGACATCGGCGTCGTCACCCATGGCCAGGGCCTAAAATGGTTGCAGGTAACGCTGACCGGCAAGGAGGCGCATACCGGCTCGACGCCGATGCCCAAGCGCCGCAATGCCGGCCTCGGCATGGCCCGCGTCATCGAACTGGTGCACGAGATCGCCATGGACTATCAGCCGGACGCCGTCGGCGCGGTCGGCCACATGGAGGTGTTTCCCAATTCGCGCAACATCATCGCCGGCCGCACCGTCTTCACCATCGACATCCGCTCGCCCGAGAAGGAAGTGCTGGACGCGATGGACGGCCGCATCCGCGAAGGCATCGACACGATCTGCGAGGCGCTCGACATCCAGTACAAGGTCGAACAGGTAGGTGCGTTCGACCCCGTGACCTTCGATGCCGGTTGCGTCAAGGCGATCCGCGATGCCGCAGACCGCCTTGGCTACTCCCACCGCAACATCGTCTCGGGCGCCGGTCACGACGCCTGCTGGATCAACCGCGTCGCGCCTACCGCGATGGTGATGTGCCCCTGCGTTGACGGGTTGTCACACAACGAGGCCGAGGAAATCTCCAAGGAATGGGCGAGCGCAGGCGCCGATGTGCTGTTCCATGCGGTGGTGGAGACGGCTGTCATCGTGGAGTGAATCTGTGGGCGTGCGGGAAGACGATCGTCAGCGCAAGGCGTACGGAAAGGCCTGGGAGGCCGGGCTGCGACCGGCGATGAAGGGAAAGGGATGGCGCAAGTACTGGAGTTCGATTTCAAGGCGGGATGGACTGTGGTTCATCTGCGCGGAATGCGTTCTGCTCTGGCCGACGCGCAGGCTGCAGTTTCTTCTGCAGGCCAAGCCGATGACGCTGGACCCATTACTATGGGAGATTATAGGTGCTCAGGGCAACGACACGCAGCCTTTGTCATTCAGGAAGTGGGGTACATTTACTTGTGAACCACCAATCTTTGCGGAGAAAATCGTTGAATGCGGGGCTCCAGAACAGATGGCAGTTGATTTTGTGCAATTTGCAACTTCCGAGAGGTCGTCAATCTTGCACGAACTGCCATTGAAACCGTTCTCGACGATCTTGGAAACAATGGCAGCGAAGGATTCGGTCGGAATGCTTTCGACGACGAGGGTTTTGTCCTTGTTGGACGAGGAGAAATATGACGACGCGATATCCTTTCTGACCGGCAATTTCGCGAAGGGTGTTTCCATCAACGTTGCTAGGCCTGATGCCCAAGGGCGCATGAGATCGACCAGCTTCTTCGACTTGGCACACGACTATGCTCTATCGCAAAAGGGGCGAGCTTTGGCGTTGGATGAAGCCGCAGCGCCGTACCTGATCTAAATCGAGCAAGCGCTCGTAAGAAGCGTGACAGCACAAGGGAACAAGAAAATGACCAAAGTCATCAAGAACGGCACCGTCGTCACCGCCGACCGCAGTTGGAAGGCCGATGTGCTGTTCAGCCACGGCAAGATCGTCGCCGTCGGCTCGGACCTGCATGGCGACCATGAGTACGACGCCACCGGCTGCTATGTCATGCCGGGCGGCATCGACCCGCACACACATCTTGAAATGCCGTTCATGGGCACCTATTCGGCCGACGATTTCGAATCCGGCACGCGGGCAGCCCTTGCCGGCGGCACCACCATGGTGGTCGATTTCTGCCTGCCGGCGCCGCAGCAGTCGCTGCTCGAAGCCCTGCAGATGTGGGACAACAAGACCTCCAAGGCTGCCTGTGACTACTCCTTCCACATGGCCATCACCTGGTGGGGCAAGCAGGTGTTCGACGAGATGGCCACTGTCGTCGACAAGGGCAT from Mesorhizobium sp. NZP2077 encodes the following:
- a CDS encoding Zn-dependent hydrolase, whose translation is MAAPGENLRINSDRLWDSLMEMAKIGPGIAGGNNRQTVTDEDGEGRHLFKRWCEAAGLEMGLDEMGTMFARREGTDPSLPPVYVGSHLDTQPTGGKYDGVLGVLGGLEVVRSLNDLGIKTKHPIVVTNWTNEEGSRFAPAMMASGVFAGVLDQADVYQHVDKAGKKFGEELERIGWKGTEKVGDRKIHAFFELHIEQGPILEDEDIDIGVVTHGQGLKWLQVTLTGKEAHTGSTPMPKRRNAGLGMARVIELVHEIAMDYQPDAVGAVGHMEVFPNSRNIIAGRTVFTIDIRSPEKEVLDAMDGRIREGIDTICEALDIQYKVEQVGAFDPVTFDAGCVKAIRDAADRLGYSHRNIVSGAGHDACWINRVAPTAMVMCPCVDGLSHNEAEEISKEWASAGADVLFHAVVETAVIVE